One stretch of Saccharopolyspora erythraea DNA includes these proteins:
- a CDS encoding sialidase family protein, giving the protein MTTALRTDGVVRPVPDDPHRREAFLPAPAVQSHAANLMPLPGGDLGCVWFSGTQEGVADIGVWFSRLAAGGDTWSDPVPLSDDETRSEQNPVLFPAPGGELWLLHTAQHAGDQDTAEVRVRTSGDSGRTWGPVRTLVAATEAGGVFVRQPVAVLRSGRWLLPVFRCARPETGKWVGDDDTSALLVSDDRGETWQHQEIPDSTGCVHMNVVELDDGSLLALFRSRWADAIHESRSHDDGRTWSAPVPTALPNNNSSIQCTRLRDGRLALVFNASSAADATERRTSLYDEIDDNGVTGSPAAHGGPSRAFWGAPRAPLTLALSSDGGRTWPVRRDVEAGDGYCMTNNSRDGLNRELSYPSVAQTADGVLHIAFTYHRRAIKHVRIDPDWVSRGVAR; this is encoded by the coding sequence GTGACCACCGCCCTGCGCACCGACGGCGTGGTGCGGCCCGTCCCGGACGACCCGCACCGCCGCGAAGCGTTCCTCCCCGCCCCCGCCGTGCAGTCCCACGCCGCGAACCTGATGCCCCTGCCCGGCGGTGACCTGGGATGCGTCTGGTTCAGCGGGACGCAGGAAGGCGTGGCCGACATCGGCGTCTGGTTCTCCCGGCTCGCCGCCGGCGGGGACACCTGGTCCGATCCCGTCCCGCTCTCCGACGACGAGACGCGGTCCGAGCAGAACCCGGTGCTGTTCCCCGCGCCGGGCGGTGAGCTGTGGCTGCTGCACACCGCCCAGCACGCGGGCGACCAGGACACCGCGGAAGTGCGGGTGCGGACCTCCGGCGACAGCGGACGGACCTGGGGTCCGGTGCGCACGCTGGTCGCGGCGACCGAGGCGGGCGGGGTGTTCGTCCGCCAGCCGGTGGCCGTCCTGCGGTCCGGCCGGTGGTTGCTGCCGGTCTTCCGCTGCGCACGGCCGGAAACCGGGAAGTGGGTCGGCGACGACGACACCAGCGCGCTGCTGGTCTCCGACGACCGCGGTGAAACCTGGCAGCACCAGGAGATCCCGGACAGCACCGGGTGCGTGCACATGAACGTCGTCGAGCTCGACGACGGCTCGCTGCTGGCCCTGTTCCGCAGCCGCTGGGCCGACGCCATCCACGAGAGCCGTTCCCACGACGACGGCAGGACCTGGAGCGCCCCGGTACCGACCGCGCTGCCCAACAACAACTCCTCGATCCAGTGCACGCGCCTGCGCGACGGGCGGCTGGCACTGGTGTTCAACGCCAGCAGCGCGGCCGACGCCACCGAGCGGAGAACGTCTCTCTACGACGAGATCGACGACAACGGCGTCACCGGCTCCCCCGCCGCGCACGGCGGGCCGAGCCGCGCCTTCTGGGGCGCGCCCCGGGCACCGCTGACCCTCGCGCTGTCCTCGGACGGCGGGCGCACGTGGCCGGTCCGGCGGGACGTGGAGGCAGGCGACGGCTACTGCATGACCAACAACTCGCGGGACGGGCTCAACCGGGAGCTGTCCTACCCGTCGGTCGCCCAGACCGCCGACGGTGTCCTGCACATCGCGTTCACCTACCACCGCAGGGCGATCAAGCACGTGCGGATCGATCCTGACTGGGTGTCCCGGGGAGTCGCACGATGA
- a CDS encoding phosphoglycerate dehydrogenase — protein sequence MTTTLITTPTFGRFSPEPWEILDAAGSTAVRPHETRAMHADELLAGVPDADALIVGMDQVTAEVIEAGSRLRVIAKHGVGVDNIDLDAARARGIPVVFAPGSNSRAVAELTFGLMIAAARRIAAAHTAVVAGDWPKLYGPELAGRTLGIIGFGRIGRLLAGYAQAFGMTVLGYDPFLDDGELTERGVRPVGFSECLAASDFVSLHLPAEPGRPPLLDQRALRTMKQGACLVNAARGGLVDETALAELLHSGHLGAAALDAFATEPLTDSPLRTAPNLLLTPHIGACSHEANRDMGVMVAEDVARVLRGELPHHTAT from the coding sequence ATGACCACCACCCTGATCACGACTCCGACTTTCGGGCGCTTCTCCCCGGAACCGTGGGAAATCCTCGACGCCGCCGGGTCCACGGCGGTGCGCCCGCACGAGACGCGGGCGATGCACGCCGACGAGCTGCTCGCCGGCGTGCCGGACGCCGACGCGCTCATCGTCGGCATGGACCAGGTCACCGCCGAGGTGATCGAGGCCGGATCCCGGCTCCGGGTGATCGCCAAGCACGGCGTGGGCGTCGACAACATCGACCTGGACGCCGCGCGGGCGCGGGGAATACCCGTGGTGTTCGCCCCCGGCAGCAACTCCCGCGCCGTGGCCGAGCTGACGTTCGGCCTGATGATCGCCGCGGCGCGCCGGATCGCGGCCGCTCACACGGCGGTCGTCGCCGGTGACTGGCCCAAGCTCTACGGTCCCGAGCTGGCCGGGCGGACTCTCGGCATCATCGGGTTCGGCCGGATCGGGCGCCTGCTCGCCGGATACGCCCAGGCCTTCGGGATGACCGTGCTCGGCTACGACCCCTTCCTGGACGACGGAGAGCTCACCGAGCGCGGCGTGCGTCCGGTGGGCTTCAGCGAGTGCCTGGCGGCGTCGGACTTCGTGAGCCTGCACCTGCCCGCCGAGCCCGGCAGGCCGCCCCTGCTGGACCAGCGGGCTCTGCGGACGATGAAGCAGGGTGCCTGTCTGGTCAACGCCGCGCGCGGCGGACTGGTCGACGAGACCGCGCTGGCGGAGCTGCTGCACTCCGGCCACCTCGGCGCCGCCGCCCTGGACGCGTTCGCCACCGAACCGCTGACCGACAGTCCACTTCGGACAGCGCCGAACCTGCTGCTGACACCACACATCGGCGCCTGCAGCCACGAGGCCAACCGCGACATGGGCGTGATGGTGGCCGAGGACGTGGCCAGGGTGCTGCGCGGCGAACTCCCCCACCACACGGCGACCTGA